One Antiquaquibacter oligotrophicus genomic region harbors:
- the hemB gene encoding porphobilinogen synthase, producing MIVRPRRLRATPAMRRLVAETRLHPAELVLPMFVREGTSEPMPVTSMPGVVQHSLDSLRRAIAEAAEAGVGGVMLFGVPEHKDAVGSGATDPDGILNVATRAVVAEAGDALVVQTDLCLDEFTDHGHCGVLDAEGRVDNDASLLRYRDMAIAQAESGSQLLGLSGMMDGQVAAVRDALDAAGHPDVPLLGYAAKYASAFYGPFREAVQSSLEGDRRSYQLNPANAREGEREVLLDVEEGADIVMVKPAMSYLDVLAQAAAISPVPVWAYQVSGEYAMIEAAAAHGWIDRERAIAESVLSIKRAGADAVLTYFALELARSLR from the coding sequence ATGATCGTCCGCCCTCGCCGATTGCGCGCGACACCGGCCATGCGCCGACTGGTCGCGGAGACTCGACTGCACCCGGCCGAGCTCGTCCTCCCGATGTTTGTGCGCGAAGGTACAAGCGAGCCGATGCCCGTAACCTCCATGCCCGGTGTCGTGCAGCATTCCCTCGATTCGCTTCGCCGCGCGATCGCCGAGGCTGCGGAGGCGGGCGTCGGCGGCGTCATGCTCTTCGGTGTGCCAGAGCACAAAGACGCCGTGGGTTCCGGGGCAACCGACCCTGACGGCATCCTCAATGTCGCCACTCGCGCAGTCGTCGCCGAGGCGGGGGATGCGCTCGTGGTGCAGACGGACCTGTGCCTCGACGAGTTCACCGACCACGGGCACTGCGGCGTTCTCGATGCCGAGGGCCGTGTCGACAACGACGCCTCCCTGCTGCGCTACCGCGACATGGCGATCGCACAGGCAGAGTCCGGGTCGCAGCTGCTGGGTCTCAGCGGCATGATGGACGGTCAGGTCGCGGCCGTGCGCGACGCACTCGATGCGGCCGGGCATCCGGATGTTCCACTCCTCGGGTACGCGGCAAAGTACGCGTCCGCCTTCTACGGGCCGTTCCGCGAAGCGGTCCAGTCTTCGCTCGAGGGGGACCGGCGCAGTTATCAGCTGAATCCCGCCAACGCGCGGGAGGGCGAGCGCGAGGTGCTACTCGACGTCGAGGAGGGCGCCGACATCGTGATGGTCAAGCCCGCGATGAGTTACCTCGACGTGCTCGCTCAGGCGGCCGCGATCAGCCCCGTTCCCGTGTGGGCGTACCAGGTCTCGGGCGAGTACGCGATGATCGAGGCGGCTGCGGCGCACGGCTGGATCGATCGTGAGCGAGCGATCGCCGAATCGGTCCTGTCGATCAAGCGTGCCGGCGCGGATGCCGTACTCACCTACTTCGCCCTCGAGCTCGCAAGGAGTCTTCGATGA
- the hemL gene encoding glutamate-1-semialdehyde 2,1-aminomutase, whose product MTESITNEQAFERARAVLPGGVNSPVRAFGSVGGAPRSFVSARGPYVTDVEGREYVDLVGSWGPAILGHAHPAVIAAVQDAAARGLGFGASTPGETELAELVIDRVGTRYLEKLRLVSTGTEATMTAIRLARGATGRDLLVKFAGHYHGHSDGLLAEGGSGLATLAIPGSAGVPAPIAAQTIVIGYNDLDAVRELFAERGHEIAAVIVEAAPANMGVVAPAPGFNRDLTEIAHNHGALVILDEVLTGFRVSPSGWLGLDGDYSPDLVTYGKVIGGGLPLAALGGRAAVMDLLAPLGPVYQAGTLSGNPVAVAAGLTTLKNADAAVYSHLDATAATLSSAVSAALSAEGVDHSIQRAGNLFSIAFRSTAPTNYAEVKQQDAFRYAPFFHSMLSAGVSLPPSVYEAWFVSAAHDAAALDRILDALPAAAAAAASAV is encoded by the coding sequence ATGACCGAGTCGATCACCAATGAGCAGGCCTTCGAGCGAGCCAGAGCCGTGCTGCCGGGTGGTGTCAACTCGCCAGTGCGCGCGTTCGGTTCCGTCGGCGGCGCGCCCCGCTCCTTCGTCTCGGCGCGCGGTCCGTACGTCACCGACGTCGAGGGTCGCGAGTACGTCGATCTCGTCGGATCGTGGGGTCCGGCCATCCTCGGTCACGCGCACCCCGCCGTGATCGCCGCGGTGCAGGATGCCGCCGCACGCGGACTCGGCTTCGGGGCATCCACACCGGGCGAGACCGAGCTCGCCGAGCTCGTGATCGACCGTGTGGGAACCCGTTATCTCGAAAAGCTCCGGCTCGTCTCGACGGGCACCGAGGCGACCATGACGGCGATCCGCCTCGCGCGCGGGGCGACCGGTCGCGACCTGCTCGTGAAGTTCGCCGGGCACTACCACGGTCACTCCGACGGCCTCCTCGCTGAGGGCGGCTCGGGCCTCGCGACTCTCGCGATCCCCGGTTCGGCTGGCGTGCCGGCACCCATCGCCGCGCAGACGATCGTCATCGGCTACAACGATCTCGATGCGGTGCGTGAGCTCTTCGCCGAGCGTGGTCACGAGATCGCGGCCGTCATCGTCGAGGCGGCGCCGGCGAACATGGGAGTGGTTGCGCCGGCCCCCGGCTTCAACCGAGACCTCACCGAGATCGCCCACAACCACGGCGCCCTCGTCATCCTCGACGAGGTGCTCACGGGCTTCCGTGTCTCGCCCTCCGGCTGGCTCGGGCTCGACGGCGACTACTCGCCCGACCTTGTCACCTACGGCAAGGTCATCGGAGGCGGCCTGCCGCTCGCCGCCCTCGGTGGTCGTGCCGCCGTGATGGACTTGCTCGCCCCGCTCGGCCCGGTGTACCAGGCGGGAACACTCAGCGGTAATCCCGTCGCCGTCGCCGCGGGGCTCACCACCCTCAAGAACGCGGATGCCGCGGTCTACTCCCACCTCGATGCGACGGCGGCAACCCTCTCCTCCGCCGTCTCGGCTGCACTCTCCGCGGAGGGGGTGGACCACAGCATCCAACGCGCGGGCAATCTCTTCTCCATCGCGTTCCGTTCGACGGCACCCACCAACTACGCCGAGGTGAAGCAACAAGACGCGTTCCGCTACGCGCCCTTCTTCCACTCCATGCTGAGCGCGGGGGTGTCGTTGCCGCCGAGTGTCTACGAAGCGTGGTTCGTCTCGGCGGCCCACGACGCTGCGGCACTCGACCGCATCCTGGATGCGTTGCCGGCAGCTGCCGCTGCGGCCGCAAGCGCGGTGTGA
- a CDS encoding YtxH domain-containing protein — MRGKILFVVGLGVGYVLGTRAGREKYEQIKSAASKLWNDPRVQKRVDDAQDFVKDKAPEVAEFLADGAKKVVSKASGSSTKAPAKSSGSRSTASKSTSAKSSTAK; from the coding sequence ATGCGAGGCAAGATCCTCTTCGTAGTCGGCCTGGGGGTCGGCTATGTTCTCGGAACCCGCGCCGGTCGCGAGAAGTACGAGCAAATCAAGTCGGCAGCCTCGAAGCTGTGGAACGATCCGCGGGTTCAGAAGCGTGTCGACGACGCGCAGGACTTCGTGAAGGACAAGGCCCCGGAGGTCGCAGAATTCCTCGCCGACGGCGCGAAGAAGGTTGTCTCGAAGGCATCGGGGTCATCGACGAAGGCGCCCGCCAAGTCGAGTGGCTCGCGTTCGACGGCGTCGAAGTCGACGTCTGCGAAGTCGTCCACGGCGAAGTAG
- a CDS encoding phage holin family protein, with translation MSGVPPRPKRSLFALIADLPGYLVDLLRAELDQLKKELAQRAAQAGIGIGFLVGAGLFLFFALAAFITAAILGLGEVLPAWAAALIVAGALLVIAGILVAIGIASLKKGAQGPKNTVESIKKDVSVIQGTGRRD, from the coding sequence ATGTCCGGCGTCCCTCCCCGCCCCAAGCGTTCGCTTTTCGCACTCATCGCAGACCTGCCGGGGTATCTCGTTGACCTCCTGAGGGCCGAACTCGACCAGCTCAAGAAGGAGCTCGCGCAGCGCGCGGCACAGGCAGGAATCGGCATCGGTTTCCTCGTCGGTGCCGGACTGTTCCTTTTTTTCGCGCTCGCAGCCTTCATCACGGCGGCCATCCTCGGGCTAGGGGAGGTCCTGCCCGCATGGGCGGCAGCTCTCATCGTCGCGGGGGCGCTTCTCGTGATCGCGGGCATCCTCGTGGCTATCGGTATCGCGTCACTCAAGAAGGGCGCACAGGGCCCTAAGAACACTGTCGAGAGCATCAAAAAGGATGTCAGCGTTATCCAAGGAACAGGAAGGCGAGACTGA
- a CDS encoding DUF3618 domain-containing protein, with protein MTDLPVEERVAAARAGLGDTLDAIEDKLNVPKRVEELTAKAKASYEANPIPWIVGAVGAAVVVAGLVAWAVLSDD; from the coding sequence ATGACCGACCTACCCGTTGAAGAGCGCGTAGCTGCCGCACGAGCCGGACTCGGCGACACCCTGGACGCGATCGAAGACAAGCTCAACGTGCCCAAGCGTGTCGAGGAACTCACCGCCAAGGCCAAAGCCTCGTACGAGGCGAACCCGATTCCGTGGATCGTTGGCGCCGTCGGTGCGGCGGTTGTGGTGGCTGGCCTCGTGGCGTGGGCAGTTCTGAGCGACGACTGA
- a CDS encoding uroporphyrinogen-III synthase, with the protein MAPKPLAGWRVLVPRGGKWGDGVAATLRQLGATPVIAPMINFASADDGAALANALHELADGQFEWLVVTSATTVDVLAGHGVTLPESTRVAAVGETTAAALQLAGYRVDFVPQRDNSARGLVKEWPASGGGRVLVPQSDIAEPTLVSGLRKLGLDPTFVAAYRTVGVAVSDSVRTDVASGRMSAILVSSGSVARQIAEQLAPLPDGIIVACIGPRTAFDARAAGLRVDLIAEDRSADSLIDALVERAAR; encoded by the coding sequence ATGGCACCCAAACCGCTCGCCGGATGGCGCGTGCTAGTGCCTCGAGGCGGTAAGTGGGGCGACGGCGTCGCGGCGACCCTGCGTCAACTCGGCGCGACCCCCGTCATCGCGCCCATGATCAACTTTGCGAGCGCGGATGACGGAGCGGCGCTGGCCAACGCGCTGCACGAACTCGCCGATGGACAGTTCGAGTGGCTCGTCGTGACGAGTGCGACAACCGTCGACGTTCTGGCAGGGCACGGCGTCACTCTCCCCGAGTCGACGCGTGTTGCCGCCGTCGGAGAGACAACGGCTGCCGCTCTCCAACTCGCCGGGTATCGCGTCGATTTTGTGCCGCAGCGCGACAACTCTGCTCGAGGTCTCGTGAAGGAGTGGCCGGCCTCCGGCGGCGGGCGTGTGCTCGTCCCTCAGTCCGACATTGCCGAGCCCACTCTCGTATCCGGGCTTCGCAAGCTCGGACTCGACCCCACCTTTGTCGCGGCGTATCGAACCGTGGGTGTTGCCGTGTCGGACTCGGTGCGAACGGATGTCGCTTCCGGTCGTATGTCGGCAATTCTCGTGAGTTCCGGCTCCGTCGCGCGCCAGATCGCCGAGCAGTTGGCTCCCCTGCCCGACGGCATCATCGTCGCGTGTATCGGTCCGCGCACCGCCTTCGACGCGCGCGCTGCTGGTCTGCGCGTAGACCTCATCGCCGAGGACCGATCGGCCGACTCGCTCATTGACGCTCTCGTGGAGCGCGCGGCGAGGTAG
- a CDS encoding nitroreductase family deazaflavin-dependent oxidoreductase, translated as MTDFNSAIIADFRANGGYVGAPFHSDKLVLLHHVGAKSGVERVSPLMSFPGDDNWIVVASKGGAPENPGWYYNLLAHPDTVIEYGNETVPVHATVVEGAERDDLWRYITSVNAGFASYEKKTSRTIPLVRLTRR; from the coding sequence GTGACAGATTTCAACTCCGCGATCATCGCCGACTTCCGTGCCAATGGTGGTTACGTCGGTGCGCCGTTCCACAGCGACAAGCTCGTACTCCTGCATCACGTGGGCGCCAAGTCGGGCGTGGAACGAGTCAGCCCGCTCATGAGCTTCCCCGGTGACGACAACTGGATCGTCGTCGCCTCCAAGGGTGGGGCACCCGAGAATCCCGGGTGGTACTACAACCTCCTCGCCCACCCCGACACCGTCATCGAGTACGGCAACGAAACCGTGCCAGTTCACGCAACGGTGGTCGAGGGTGCCGAACGCGACGACCTGTGGAGGTACATCACCTCGGTTAACGCAGGATTCGCGAGCTACGAAAAGAAGACATCTCGCACGATCCCCCTCGTGAGGCTCACCCGTCGCTGA
- a CDS encoding DUF1304 domain-containing protein codes for MNVGFAVAASVLVGLGAIIHLYIFVLESIRWSRPSTWRTFGVGSQADADTVKPMAFNQGFYNLFLAIGVAVGIVLFWAGMPEAGAALIFLAAGSMVGAALVLIASSPKLARPALIQGLAPLLGIVSLVIALTTA; via the coding sequence ATGAACGTGGGATTCGCCGTAGCGGCAAGCGTGCTGGTGGGGCTTGGCGCCATCATCCATCTGTACATCTTTGTGCTCGAGAGCATCCGGTGGTCGCGCCCCTCAACGTGGCGCACCTTCGGTGTCGGCAGCCAGGCGGACGCCGACACGGTGAAGCCGATGGCCTTCAACCAGGGGTTCTACAACCTCTTCCTCGCGATCGGTGTGGCGGTGGGCATCGTGCTTTTCTGGGCGGGGATGCCCGAGGCCGGCGCCGCGCTCATCTTCCTCGCCGCGGGAAGTATGGTCGGAGCGGCTCTCGTGCTCATCGCGAGTTCACCGAAGCTCGCGCGACCGGCACTCATTCAGGGTCTCGCTCCGCTGCTGGGAATCGTGTCGCTCGTCATCGCGTTGACTACGGCGTGA